The following DNA comes from Chryseobacterium gallinarum.
CAGGATTCCAAACCAATTATTACGATAATTCCTGGGGCTGGGGATATCCTTGGGGCTGGTACGGAGGATATAGTCCTTACTGGGGCTGGAACCGCGGCTGGGGCTGGGGGCTTGGACTGTCCTGGGGTTGGGGCGGATCATTCGGCTGGGGCTGGGGAGGCTCTTTTGGCTGGGGTAATCCCTATTGGGGTGGCTACTGGGGTGGTTACTATGATCCCTACTGGGGCGGTTACTATGGGTACCCGTACTGGGGAGGTGGTTACTGGGGTAACGGTTACAGAACTACCTACAGAAGAAGTGGTGCCAGCGGAGGCTTTGTTGGAAGTCCGGGGATAGGAAGCGCTGTATACAGAACAAACACAGCAAATACCGGTTCAGGGTTCAGAGACCATTCAGGAGGATTTAGAAACGGAAGTTCAGGAGGTTTCAGAGATGGAAACTCAGGAGGTTTCAGAAACGGTAATTCAAATGGCGGTTTCAGACAGGGGAATTCCGGTGGATTCAGAAATGGAAATTCTGGTGGATTCAGAGATGGTAATTCCGGAGGTTTCCGAAGTGGTAATTCTGGTGGATTCCGTAATTCTGTTCCGCAAACAAGACCTAACTATAATTATCAGCAACCATCCCAACCGCGATATAATAACGGAGGTTTCAGAGATGGTAATTCCGGAGGCTTCAGATCAAGCGGAGGTTTCAATTCCGGCGGCGGTGGAGGCTTTAGAGGCGGCTCCGGCGGTGGAGGCGGTATGAGATCCGGTGGCAGCGGTGGCTTCAGATAATTTTCAACTCAATAAACTATAAAAAAATAATGTTAAAAAAATCTTTAGTATTAATGAGTGTTTCTGCTGCATTTTTTGCGCAGGCACAGGATGTATCTGTGATAAGAAATACTGTTGATGTTTACTCAGGTTCTCCTATGGTGGGTTCTGCAAAGTTTAATGCAATGGCAGGTGCCAATGGTGCTTTAGGAGGTGATGCCAATTCTTTACTTACCAACCCTGCAGGGTTAGGAGTTGCTATTTCAGGGGAGATTTCGGGAACTTTATCTGTTATGGGAAATAAGAACAGCAGCTCTTGGGCTGGTACCACAGTAGATTATAATAAAACGAAAACCGATCTTGGAAACGTAGGGGGAATAATTGCTTTTCCTCTAATGACGGAGACTGCCTGGAAATTTATTAACATTGGTATCAATTACTCTAATCAGTCTCTTGATAATTATATAGAGTCAGGAGGAAATAATAACCTGATTTATGATTTTGATACGAATAAAAGTTCCTCTTTTGCAGGACATGCCTATAACAGATATGGACATCTATCAAAAATGAGCTTTGGTGTAGGTGCCAATTACAATCATAGTTTCTATGTAGGGGCAGGTCTGAACTTTTTCAGTGCTTCTATTGATCAGTATGATACTGCTGCTTTTCAGTCTCTTCAGAACAATTCTTTAGAGTATTTCAGTAAGCAGAATACACCTTATTTTGAAAGATCCTCAGGTTTTTCAGCTTCATTAGGGGTAATCGGGAAACTAAGTCCTAACTTCAGGTTGGGAGCATCTCTTGAAACTCCGACATTCTGGACTATAGACAGGGATTATACTTTTTATAATGATTCAAGCTTAGGAGATGGGGTAGCTTATGAAGGAAGAAAATTTACTTCACCGCTTAAAGCAACAGTAAGTGCTGCATTTGTAGCCAGCAAAAACTTCTCATTGAACGTAGATTATACATTAGGACTTACAAAACCTGACTATAAAGTATATGGACCGGCTGAAAGAGAATTGAATGACTTCTTTAAAGAGAATTATAAAAACCTTTCAGAAGTGAGGGTAGGTGCTGAATACAGAATACAGCAGTTTAGACTGAGAGGCGGTTATTCTTATGTTTCCAGTCCTTTTGATGCTCTTACAATCAACAGATATAATGATGCGGGAACTACGGGAGACCAGTCTTACAGCAATCTTATGCTGAATAACAGAAACCTGGTTTCGTTCGGTATTGGC
Coding sequences within:
- a CDS encoding prolyl-tRNA synthetase encodes the protein MKRNIHKNLLGLLRSKGILAVSGGLLLMSCGAQMGGYSETDGVYYDPNKDTLPEGVIINDGGNRVGEYYDYYQDSNVIQNAQINSREQQNKYNDWSGTNWNTNATDSDWGLYAGFQTNYYDNSWGWGYPWGWYGGYSPYWGWNRGWGWGLGLSWGWGGSFGWGWGGSFGWGNPYWGGYWGGYYDPYWGGYYGYPYWGGGYWGNGYRTTYRRSGASGGFVGSPGIGSAVYRTNTANTGSGFRDHSGGFRNGSSGGFRDGNSGGFRNGNSNGGFRQGNSGGFRNGNSGGFRDGNSGGFRSGNSGGFRNSVPQTRPNYNYQQPSQPRYNNGGFRDGNSGGFRSSGGFNSGGGGGFRGGSGGGGGMRSGGSGGFR
- a CDS encoding OmpP1/FadL family transporter, whose amino-acid sequence is MLKKSLVLMSVSAAFFAQAQDVSVIRNTVDVYSGSPMVGSAKFNAMAGANGALGGDANSLLTNPAGLGVAISGEISGTLSVMGNKNSSSWAGTTVDYNKTKTDLGNVGGIIAFPLMTETAWKFINIGINYSNQSLDNYIESGGNNNLIYDFDTNKSSSFAGHAYNRYGHLSKMSFGVGANYNHSFYVGAGLNFFSASIDQYDTAAFQSLQNNSLEYFSKQNTPYFERSSGFSASLGVIGKLSPNFRLGASLETPTFWTIDRDYTFYNDSSLGDGVAYEGRKFTSPLKATVSAAFVASKNFSLNVDYTLGLTKPDYKVYGPAERELNDFFKENYKNLSEVRVGAEYRIQQFRLRGGYSYVSSPFDALTINRYNDAGTTGDQSYSNLMLNNRNLVSFGIGYDFKSFYIDASYQNITSKYSNPFMRGVLNNQIDSAYYSDNNIVQSDAYAVSDVKNNRNNFFLTLGWKF